In Gilliamella sp. B3022, the sequence TTCCTACTATTAAGTTAGTTACGGTTGATAACGATTTTGGTGGATGGCAAACAGTGCAAAAAAAATTTTTTAGTGATGGGGCCATCTTTGATGCAATTTATGCTGAGATAAACTAATTACTGCTTATTCTGGCGATGTTAAGTGTGTGCTCACTTAGCTTTGCGGTATAAAGGTGAATGTTATGAAAGTTGCAAGCATTAAACAACAACGGATCATCCCAGGTTTTAACTTAACGTTAGGTTATACTTTAACCTTTCTTAGTTTGATTGTGCTTATTCCGTTATTAGGTTTGTTTCTTTATTCAACAAAGCTGTCTTTTGAGGAGTGGCATCGGTTATTAGTCAGCAAACAGTTTTTATTGGCATTAACTCTTTCATTAAGTACCGCATTTATCAGCGCCGGTTTAAACAGCTTTATTGGTTTATTATTGGCTTGGGTACTGGTACGTTATCGATTTCCAGGACGTAAGATAATGGATATCTGTATTGATATCCCGTTTGCCTTACCAACAGCCGTTGCTGGCATTGCGTTAACCGCAATTTATGCCAAAAACGGGCCAATTGGGCAATGGTTTAGTTTTAAAATTGCTTATACCCCCATTGGCATTACCTTAGCGCTGTTATTTGTTACATTGCCGTTTGTTGTGCGCACTTTACAACCGGTTATGGCTGATTTACCACGTGAACAAGAAGAAGCGGCGAGTTTGCTTGGTGCATCGCCTAGGCAAATTTTTATGCATATTATTTTACCTGCCATTTTACCTGCTTGGCTAACGGGGTTTACTCTCGCTTTTGCTCGTGCAATTGGCGAATATGGTTCAGTGGTCTTTATTGCCGGTAATATTCCATTTAAGACCGAAATATTACCGTTATTAATTGTCTCAAAACTTGACCAATATGCTTATGATGCCGCTGCCGCGATTGGTGTAACGATGTTACTGATTGCTTTTGTATTGTTATTAATTATGAACAGTTTACAGCGAAAACTTAACCGTAAGATTAATAAAAACCATTAATATAAGATTATGCAGATATTACAATCAATAACAGAAAAAAAGAGAGTAACCCGTTTACAGCTATTGCTAATCTTATTGGCGGTATTGCTGTTTTTCGGACTTTTGGTGTTGCCGCTGGTTGTGGTGCTCGCGCAGGGGCTCGCTAATGGTGTAAATGCATTTTGGCAAGTGATTATTGAGCCAGATACCTTATCCGCTTTTAAATTAACACTGATTGCCGTTGGTGTAGCGGTACCATTAAATGTGATATTTGGTGTATGTGCAGCTTGGGTCATAACTAAATATCAGTTCAAAGGCAAACAAATATTAGTCACATTAATTGATTTACCGTTCTCGATTTCCCCGATTGTGGCAGGTTTAATCTATGTATTGCTATTTGGCGCACAAAGTGCGTTGTATCCGTTTTTGCAGGCGTGGAATATTCAAATTGTCTATGCGATTCCAGGAATTATTTTAGCAACGATTTTTGTATCCGTTCCTTTTGTGGCAAGAGAACTCATTCCGATAATGGCGTTACAAGGTACTCATGAAGAAGAGGCCGCCAGCGTCCTTGGTGCGAATGGCTGGCAAATTTTTTTCCACATTACTTTACCCAATATTAAATGGGCCTTAATGCATGGTGTTGTTCTTTGCACCGCTCGCTCACTCGGTGAGTTTGGCGCGGTATCGGTTGTTTCTGGGCATATTCGTGGTTACACCAATACCTTACCGCTTCATGTTGAGATTTTATACAATGAATACAATATTGTTGCTGCATTCTGTGTCGCTATTTTGCTATTAATGATGTCGCTTGCGTTACTCTTGATTCGTCAATGGATTGAAAGGCGCTTAGCCAATGAATGTCATTACGGGAACTAAGAGGTAGATATGAGTATTACACTACACAATATCAATAAAAGTTTTGAACACGTTAATGTCTTAGAAAATATCAATTTCAGCATAAAACAAGGTGAATTAGTTGCACTATTAGGCCCATCTGGTTGTGGAAAAACAACTTTACTGCGCATTATAGCCGGTTTAGAAACAGCCAGTTCAGGACAAATCTATTTTGCTGATAGGGAAGTAACAAAGCTGAGCGCCAAGCAACGAGATATTGGTTTTGTCTTTCAAAATTACGCGTTATTTCGGCATATGAATGTAGCTGAAAATGTGGCATTTGGACTAAAAATGAAACCAAGATCAGTACGATTAAATAAAACAGCAATTGATGAACGCGTTAATCAATTACTCGAATTAGTGCAACTTGACCATTTTGCCAAACGTTATCCAGACCAACTGTCAGGTGGTCAGCGTCAGCGAGTTGCGTTAGCGCGTGCGTTGGCTTCGAAACCTAATGTGTTGTTGCTTGATGAACCCTTTAGTGCTTTAGATGCTAAAGTCCGTAAAGATTTAAGACGTTGGTTACGTGATTTTCATCATGAACTCAATGTTACCAGCATCTTTGTTACCCATGATCAAGAAGAAGCACTGGAAGTTGCTGATAGAATAATTTTAATGAATCAAGGTCACATCGAGCAAATAGGTACCCCTGCCGAAGTCTATAAGCAACCCAAAACCGCCTTTGTTGCGCATTTTCTAGGGGATGTTAACCTTTTATATGGTTACATTGAAAATAATACATTAATCATTGGTGATTTTCACAAAGATATGAGGGAACAAGGTACCTGGTCTGATCAGTCTGCTCTTGCTTATGTTCGACCTCACGAAATCAGTATTGCTAAAATGGCCCGAA encodes:
- the cysT gene encoding sulfate ABC transporter permease subunit CysT; amino-acid sequence: MKQQRIIPGFNLTLGYTLTFLSLIVLIPLLGLFLYSTKLSFEEWHRLLVSKQFLLALTLSLSTAFISAGLNSFIGLLLAWVLVRYRFPGRKIMDICIDIPFALPTAVAGIALTAIYAKNGPIGQWFSFKIAYTPIGITLALLFVTLPFVVRTLQPVMADLPREQEEAASLLGASPRQIFMHIILPAILPAWLTGFTLAFARAIGEYGSVVFIAGNIPFKTEILPLLIVSKLDQYAYDAAAAIGVTMLLIAFVLLLIMNSLQRKLNRKINKNH
- the cysW gene encoding sulfate ABC transporter permease subunit CysW codes for the protein MQILQSITEKKRVTRLQLLLILLAVLLFFGLLVLPLVVVLAQGLANGVNAFWQVIIEPDTLSAFKLTLIAVGVAVPLNVIFGVCAAWVITKYQFKGKQILVTLIDLPFSISPIVAGLIYVLLFGAQSALYPFLQAWNIQIVYAIPGIILATIFVSVPFVARELIPIMALQGTHEEEAASVLGANGWQIFFHITLPNIKWALMHGVVLCTARSLGEFGAVSVVSGHIRGYTNTLPLHVEILYNEYNIVAAFCVAILLLMMSLALLLIRQWIERRLANECHYGN
- a CDS encoding sulfate/molybdate ABC transporter ATP-binding protein, with product MSITLHNINKSFEHVNVLENINFSIKQGELVALLGPSGCGKTTLLRIIAGLETASSGQIYFADREVTKLSAKQRDIGFVFQNYALFRHMNVAENVAFGLKMKPRSVRLNKTAIDERVNQLLELVQLDHFAKRYPDQLSGGQRQRVALARALASKPNVLLLDEPFSALDAKVRKDLRRWLRDFHHELNVTSIFVTHDQEEALEVADRIILMNQGHIEQIGTPAEVYKQPKTAFVAHFLGDVNLLYGYIENNTLIIGDFHKDMREQGTWSDQSALAYVRPHEISIAKMARKNDIQGEVVRIHTAGPTVFLEIAVAGQPKHIDVSISYRQYEQQQVEIGDTVYWQPSLVNIFMQDELLEFMI